The segment AAACCATCTACAGCCAAGCCTTTAGTAGAGAACCACTTGTCATCCTCCCCCTTCTTGAAGCTGTAATGAATTGCAGGGGAAACGGGATAAGTCCTTATGGACTTATTGCCATAGTAAAGATCCAATTCAAAAATTCGCTGACCGAAAAGGAAATCCAGGGAGACCTTCTGTTCCTGATTCAAGCTATACATCAGGGACATGGTAAAGTCATTACGTTCTTCGGAACAGATACGCAAGGAGGATCTGATGTCATTGTTGAAGCTCTTCAACGGGACCAGTTTCATCAGGTCATAGCCCACCTGAACCGCCCAATGCTTGTTCCACAATCTGGAAAAAGCCAGACGGGGCGTAAACCCGTAGGAAGATCCTCCCCAGAAGCCTTTCAAGGACAACTGTATTTCCATCTGGTCGATGTAATTGACGGTTGCCTCCAGATAGCCATTTGCCCCAATCACATTGGAACCGAACACCCCTGCAGCAAGGTCAAAAGTAGGATGCACCGCAGTTCCTACCAGCAATTCCCCATTAGGCTGCATCAAGAAAAGGAGAGAGTCATAAGCAGGATTTTCCGCAACACTTAAAGCGAAGTTTATAGGTGCAGCAAATCCAGTATCCGTTTCCGCCCAGTGAGACTGTACAGCTGTCAGCACTTCCGCAGACACACCATCAAAGGACGGCGTAAACCGGAACCAGGGCAAGGCAGAGGCGTTATGATTCTTGGAGTAATCCACCTTACGGTTTGCCAGTCGTTCCATTTCAGGAAGCTTGCGTTCCAACGCAGTAAAGCCCGCCTGGATCCAGGCATTGCGGGCGGTATCCAGAATAGAATGGGAACGGATGATAACGCCAGGTTGCGTAGCCAAGGTGGCCGCCGCCTGCTTAAGCAAGATGCCCTTACGATCATCCCCCTTAAATTCACTACGGAGAGGTTCAGCAACAGCAATAAGAGATATCTCGTCGGCACGGTCCTCTAGAGGAATCGCATAGTGAGGGCAGATTTCTCCGGAAATTTCACCTGAGGTATTCGACTCATTCCACAGAGGCAGACTGTTAATGACCGCCTCCACGGAATTTCCTCGAGAGGTACCATCACAACCCTGCACGGAGAACGGTATAGTCTGCTTGCCACGCTGACGGTAGAGAATTTCCTGAAAGCGAAGGCGCGCAAGAGAATGTTCCATATAAGTCGAATCCATTTCCAGAGGGAGCAGCTTTCGTGCTGCATGACCAGCGGAATCTACCCGCAGGGAGAATCGCTGACGAAATGCAGGAACGCCCTTAGGTGAAACGGCTATTTCCTGACCTTCCCTGGAATGCATTTTCTTCAAGGTTAGATCTCGCCCTACAAAGGATACGATGGCAGGATCCAACAGCAGTCTCTGAATTTCATCTACCGCAATACCACGGCTCCAGAGGGAACCAACCCAGGCGCCCCAGGACGTACCCACAATGGAATCCACAGGAATGCCGTATTCCTCGATGGCGTAAAGGACCCCGAGATAATACCACGGGGAACGATCACCGCCCCCTAGATAAAGAACGGATTTCGCATCACTGGCGGAAAGCGGAGCTGCACTCTTCTGTGCGGTGGAATCCAGGGATTTCGCAAAGACATCCAATACCGGAATGTCCGCCTGAGCCGTAGAGTCGATTGCTTCCCCGGCAAAAGCGGATACGGCAAAAAGGGCTGCAAGAGCAACCCCCTTCACCCCGTGCGTAAAATTACCCAAGAACCGCAGGATTGGAAACATACTTACCTGCATCTTCCTTGGCGACATAACCAGACTGAACCAAGGAGGCCAGGCAGTCATCCATCAGGAGCATTCCTTCGGAAGCAGATGCGGAAATAATGGAAGGCAGGGAGAACAATTCTCCACTACGGATGCGGGAAGATACGTTCTGTGAACCAAAGAGAACTTCCCATGCCGGGATACTGCTGTTCTCGGCACCGGGCAGCAAGCGCTGCACCACAACAGCCTTCAATACAGAAGCAAGCATGTT is part of the Fibrobacter sp. UWR4 genome and harbors:
- a CDS encoding patatin-like phospholipase family protein encodes the protein MGNFTHGVKGVALAALFAVSAFAGEAIDSTAQADIPVLDVFAKSLDSTAQKSAAPLSASDAKSVLYLGGGDRSPWYYLGVLYAIEEYGIPVDSIVGTSWGAWVGSLWSRGIAVDEIQRLLLDPAIVSFVGRDLTLKKMHSREGQEIAVSPKGVPAFRQRFSLRVDSAGHAARKLLPLEMDSTYMEHSLARLRFQEILYRQRGKQTIPFSVQGCDGTSRGNSVEAVINSLPLWNESNTSGEISGEICPHYAIPLEDRADEISLIAVAEPLRSEFKGDDRKGILLKQAAATLATQPGVIIRSHSILDTARNAWIQAGFTALERKLPEMERLANRKVDYSKNHNASALPWFRFTPSFDGVSAEVLTAVQSHWAETDTGFAAPINFALSVAENPAYDSLLFLMQPNGELLVGTAVHPTFDLAAGVFGSNVIGANGYLEATVNYIDQMEIQLSLKGFWGGSSYGFTPRLAFSRLWNKHWAVQVGYDLMKLVPLKSFNNDIRSSLRICSEERNDFTMSLMYSLNQEQKVSLDFLFGQRIFELDLYYGNKSIRTYPVSPAIHYSFKKGEDDKWFSTKGLAVDGFVGLESIGFDFGVNDVVPIYWKLILDSRYTVSPRPFATFTVGASAGIERYREDGYGYVVPESFGYAPLDLVYRLHGEATPWTSQWNDPELASHEYALLRASAAIHSKRFGLWIFGAYFHDFEENPYATLRPNKFILEPALRFNYKSITIYAGMNRVVDQNNLGSLKNFQEHTYFIRVGDYEF